Below is a genomic region from Actinomyces weissii.
TGGAGGACGTCAAGGTTGTGGCCCTCAGCGTGGGGCGCGGCTTCGCGACCGCCGTGGCTGAGGACGGCACCGTCTACGCCTGGGGTGCCAACGACGTCGGACAGCTTGGGGCCGGAGAGGCCGCCGGCAGCGAGTCGGCGCTGACTGTAGGCACCCTTCCGGGCACGCCCAAGCAGCTGGTCTCCGGCACCGAGCACACCTGTGCCCTGGTGGCGGACGAGGTCTACTGCTTCGGCTCAAACCGCTACGGGCAGGTAGACGGCACCACCTCTAACGGCCCCACGGGAGTCACCCAGGTGCCCGGGGTCTCCGGAGTGGTGCAGATCGGAACCTCCGGCTACGACAGCTGGGCAGCCACCGCTGACGGCATCTGGTCCTGGGGCAACAACAACTGGGGCCAGGTCACTGACGGGGCGGAGAAGGTGGTCCCACCAACCTTCACCGCAGACAGATGAGTACCGTCTAGAGCCAGCTGTCCACACCGTGCCCCTGGCTGCAGGCGGCTCCAGGGGACCTACGCTGCACCCCGGCAACCGAGCCGGGGTGCAGCGCCGTCTGCGCCAGGTGGCTACGCCGTCCTTGTCAGGCAGCGACGCCTCAGCCAGATATCTCAGCCAGATATCTCAGCCAGACAGCTAAGCCAGACGCCGCGCCGGAAACTGAACCTCCACGGGCGCCCGCGGGCCAACGCCGTCTGCGCCCTCAGCGCCCCAGCACCGGGTTGTACAGGAGCCGGTTAGGGGCGGTGGGGCACTCCTCGCCGATCATCATCGGGGCGATCAGCTGGTCCGCCCGCAGGTCCTCCAGGCGGGACACCACCCGCTCCCGCAGGCTCCACGGGTCGATCGTGTTCAGGTAGATCTTGGTGCCGCCCTCAAAGCCGGCCAGGGTGGACACCCGCCACTTCAGGGTCACGCGCCAGGGCATGGGCTGGTCCACGCCCGGGGGCCGGTGGTGCCACTCCTCGTTGCAGGGCACCTGCGCACCGGTGGCCGCGTGCAGCGCGTGCAGCAGGTCAGCGACGGCGTCCACCTCCTCCCGAGCCATCCGCCACGGCTCACAGGTGGCGGAGGCGGAGTACACCTCCAGCGTGGGGTAGCGGTGCCCGAAGCCCGCGAAGGCCACCGCGTGCTCGTTGGCCGCCACCAGCAGGTTGTTGTAGGCGGCGTAGTCCACCCCCATCTCGTTGTACAGGTTCGGGTTGGCCCGCACCCGCGCCAGCTCCAGCTCGCTGGTCACCCCCCGCTCGTCAATACCCACCAGCTGCTTGTGCAGGTGGTCGAAGGACGCCCCCGCCGGGCGCAGCCAGTTCTGGAACACCGCCACGTAGCGCACCCAGCGGTTCGCCGCGTACAGGTCCACCATCGACTCCACCGCCAGGCGCGTGTACGCCCGGTGCTCCGCCACCGTGAGCGTGCCCGAGGAGGCCAGGCAGGAGGTGTCGACGGCGTCGTCAGTCACGTGGCGGCGGCTGATGATCACGTCATGGCCGCCCGCGAAGAAGCCCGCCAGGTACGCGCGCCGTGCCGCCTCCCCCATGGTGTCCCAGCTGTCCGGGTCCGCCCCGGCGGCCCGCAGCTTGGCGCGGGCGACCTGGGCAACGTGCGCCGCCCCGGCCGGGTCCGCCAGGTAGGCCTCCAGGCGCTCCCGGGCGGCGTCGGGCACCTCATAGCCGTGGTTGGCGTGCCAGTAGGTGAAGGGCAGGATCTCAAAGAGGTTCGGCACCCGCCTGAACTCCGCCACCCGGTCGAACAGCGCGGAGGCGGGCACGGCATCCAGCCGCTCGAAGCCTGCCGCCGGGTTGCCCGGCTCCCGCAGCACCAGGCGGGACTTCTCCGGCGGGGTCTCCAGGTAGCGCTCCGCGCAGAAGGCGCACAGCCGGGTGCGGTCGGCGCCGGTCAGGGGGCGCACGTCCGTGGGCGGCTGGGACACGGGGCGGTGGCCGCGGCCGGGCACGGTCCACACCTCGGTGCCGGTCATCGGGTTGACCTGCTTGACGGTCCCGTCCGCCATACGGGTCAGGGGCGCAGGACCAGGAGCGTAGGGCATCAGCGGCAAGGACGGCATAGCCACATTGTGGCTCCCTGCCCCCGCCCTTGCCCGGCATACCGTCCTGGGCGTGTGGCCGGGTCCGTGCGCCAGAGGTGGCAGGCTGCCGCTCAGTGCACGGCGCTGGCGGTAACCGCGCTGACCACCGCGGTGTAGACGGCGTCGATCACCTTCTTGACCGCCCGGGCCACGACGTCGTCCAGCGTGCCAGGCTGCGGGCCGCCGGGGCGGACCCGCTCCGGCTCAGGCAGCATCGGTGCTGGTCTCCTGGTGCCGCAGGGGAGTACGTGCGGCGTCGTCAGCCCCCGCAGGTAGGCTGCGGTACCGGATCCCTGCAGAAGGAGCGTTGATGGAGTCCACTTTCGTGTCCCTCCTGTGCATCGTGGGCGTGGCCTTCCTGGCTCCGCTGATCTCCTGGCTGGTGCCCAGGCGGCTGCTGCCGGAGGCGGTGCTGCTGATTATCGGCGGCATGCTGATCGGCCAGCACGGCCTGGGGCTGGCCACCGAGACCGACTCCATCGAGTTCCTCCACGAGCTGGGGCTGGCCTTCCTGTTCCTCATGGCGGGCTACGAGATTGACGTCAACGAGCTGCGCGGCGTCGGCGGGCACCACGCCATGGGGGCCTGGCTGCTGTCCCTGCTGGCGGCCTTCGGGGCGGTGGTGCTGATCGGCCCGGCAGGCGGGGCCTTCTCCACCAACGGCATCGCGATCGCTATCGCCATGACCTCTACAGCTATCGGCACCCTCCTGCCGATCCTGCGCGAGCGGGGGCTGCTGCCCACCACGGTGGGGGCGGCCATCCTCAACCACGGGGCGGTGGGGGAGGTCGGTCCGGTGCTGCTCATGGCCCTGCTGCTGGGGACCCGTTCCACCACCACCAGCCTGGTGATCCTCCTGGCCTTTGCGGTCATCACCCTGCTGATCGTGCGCTTCACGACCCGGGTCAAGCAGGTGGGGCACCGGCTCGTGGAGGCGATCCACCTGGGCGGCTCCACCACCGCCCAGACCACGGTGCGGCTCACGGTGCTGCTGCTGGTGGGCTTGTGCACTTTGGCGGCGGTGTTCAGGCTGGACGTGGTGCTGGGGGCCTTCGCGGCTGGGTTCGTGGTGCGCCACGCCCTGCCGGACGGCAACAAGGAGTACGAGGAGAAGATTGAGGGCCTGGCCTACGGGTTCTTCATCCCCGTGTTCTTCGTGACCTCCGGGATGGGCATCGCGGTGGAGCTCACGCGCCGCTCCCTGATCGGGCTGGGGGTGTTCTTCCTGCTGCTGGTCCTGGTGCGCGGGGTGCCCGTGTGGCTGTCCTCCTGGGCGGAGCGACGGCGGGACGGCTCGCGGGCCTTCAGTATGCGCGAGTGCCTGGAGATCGCCACCTACTCGACGACGGCGCTGCCCATCATCGTGGCCGTCACGCAGGTGGCGGTCGACGCCGGGGCCATGGTGGAGGAGGCTGCGGCCACCTTCGTGCTGGCCGGTGTGCTCAGCGTGGTGGTCATGCCCGCCCTGGGCCTGGCCTTCAGCCCTGACCGAGGGCAGGAGGCTGCTGCGGGGGCAGAGGCGGCCACTGCTGTGGGCGCGGAGTCGGCTGGCGTGCTGCCGGAGGCCGCCGGGGGCCGGGGGGCCGGGGCAGCAGCCGGGTCCGGGGCGTCAGGTGGCACGGTGGCGATGACGGCGCAGGCCGCCGGGCGCGGGGAGCGGACGCCGCCGGGCGCCTATGATGGCGGTCCTTTCACCGACCGCGGCACTGGCCCGGGAGAGCAGGCTGGGGCCAGCGGAGGGAGCATCCTGGTGACCGGGGACGGCCGGGGGGCTGCTGCGGCCGCCCCGGAGCCGCTGGGGAGTGCCGTGACCGGTCTCCCGGTGGGGGAGGCGGGAGCGCTTCCAGGACCGGTGGGCCCTGGTGGCCGGGGGGCTGGTGCTGGTGCGGGGGCTGCTGGTAGCGGTCACCGCCTGCGCCGTCGTCTCTCCGGCGGTGCCCGCCTGGGGGTGGACGCCCTGACGCGCCACGGCCTGTCCCCGGAGGAGGCCCGGGCGCTGGCCGAGCGGCTGGCCCGCATCCAGGTGGAGCGGGCCATGTGGCGTGACCACCTGCGCACCCAGCTGCGTTCGGAGCTGCGGGGGCGCGGCGGACGGCGGCGACGTCGGCGCTGAACCGGCTGTAGTGCCGGGTACCGGGGTGCGGGCACGGCTAGGGCGTGGCTGGGTGCTTGGTCCGCTGCAGGACCGTGATTCCGCGCTCCACAGGCGCCGCAGCGCGCGGGGTGTTCACCCGGCAGGCCCGCCCGGGGAGCAGGGGCGCGGAAGTGGGTGAGCCTTGAGGCGCGGGCAGCGAGGTCCGCTGCAGCACCAAAGGAGAACCAAGATGAGACACGCTCTACGCACCCTGTACGCCTCCTTGACCCTCACCCGGGGCGCCCCCTCACCCAGCAGCCTCCTGCCTGTGACCGGGCGGACTGTAGGAAGGGCGGCCCCGGACGGCGAGGCGGGCATGGCCACCGCTGAGTACGCCGTCGGCACCCTGGCGGCGGCCGCCTTCGCCGGGCTGCTGCTAGCCATCATGCGCGGCGGTGGCCCGACGGCACTGCTCAACGCCCTCATCAGCTCGGCACTGTCCAACCCGTGATGAGGCTGCTACCAGGCAGCAGGAGAGCAGGGAGCCTGGGGGCGTCGTCGGCTGCTGCTTCAGGGCCCCGGCCGACGACGGCGCGCCGCCGCCTGCTGCAAGTGAGTCTGTGCGCGGCGCGCCCCCGCTCCGCGCCTCCGTCCGTCCAGCAGGTTCCGCTAGCCGGAGAGCCCCCGGCAGCTGTGCCTGCCTCTAACGACCGTGGGCGTGCGGTCGCGTCTGAGGTCCGTGAGGCGGGTAGGGAGACCGAGGCGGAGGCTGGGCCTCACGGGCCGGAGGCGCACGGATGCGCGGCTGCGGGGACTGTGGGCCTTCAGGCGGGTAGCGCACCCGGGGAGGAGACCGGGGTTATAGCCCAGCCAGTCTGCGGTACGGCCGTGCGGGAGGGGTGGGCACTGCGGGAGGAGCGTCGGGCGGAGGCGGGCATGGTCACTGCCGAGCTGGCCTTGGCGGTCCCCAGCGTGGTGCTGGTCCTGATGCTGGTACTGGTCGCCGCCAGCGCCGGTCTGACCCAGCTGCGGGTCGCTGACGCCGCCCGCTCCGCTGCCCGGCAGGCCGCCCGGGGCCAAGGCGACGTCGTGGCAGCTGCCCAGCAGGTGGGCGGGCCGGTGAGCGTATCGGTTGAGGCAGGCGAGCTGACCTGTGTGCGGGCCAGCCGTCCGGTGCCCGGGCCGCTGGGTGGGCTGGGCCTGGTCGCTTCCGCCCGGGCCTGTGCCTACACCGAGCCCACGGGTGACGGCGGGGCTCGGCCATGATTGCGGCGGTTCGGGCCGTGTGTGTGGCTGCCCTGGTCCAAGGTGTAGGCCGATATGCCTGTGTCTGCACCGAGCCCACGGGTGACGGCGGGGCTCGGCCATGATTGCGGCGGTTCGGGCCGTGTGTGTGGCTGCCCTGGTCCAAGGTGTAGGCCGATATGCCTGTGTCTGCACCGAGCCCACGGGTGACGGCGGGGCCCGGCCGTGAGCGCGGCGGTCTGGGTGGCGCTCACGGCTGGTCTGCTCCAGGGAACGGGCCTTGCAGGTCGCTGGGGGCACAGCGGCGGGTGGCCGGGGCTGCTGGCTGCGGCCAGGCCCCCGCGTCGGGATCACGCTGGCGGCGTGGCCTCAGGAGGAACCGCGTGGTGCCTTGAGGAACCGGCCGGGGGTGCGCGGAGCAGGAAGCAGGGTGGCCGTGGCCCTGGCGGGCCACTGGCGCAGGAGACGGGCTCCGGGACGGTGCTGGCGCTCGCGGTGATCGCGGTGCTCCTGTCGATGGGGCTGCTGGTGGTCGGGCTGGTGCAGGCGCAGGCCGCGCGCTCGCGCGCCCAGGCGGGGGCGGACCTGGCGGCCTTGGCGGGGGCGACGGCGCTCAGCTCCGTCGTCGCCCCCGGGGACCCCTGCGCTGTGGCCGGGAAGGTGGCCACCGCCAACCAGGTGGAGCTGACTGGCTGCAGCATTGCCGGGGAGGACGTGACCGTACAGGTGGAGGCGCAGGCGCGGGTCCTGGGCCTGCCCAGGGTCGCCGTCGGCTCAGCACGGGCCGGTCCCGCCGACACCCCCTAGCCCCACCTCTCTC
It encodes:
- a CDS encoding DUF4921 family protein, encoding MPYAPGPAPLTRMADGTVKQVNPMTGTEVWTVPGRGHRPVSQPPTDVRPLTGADRTRLCAFCAERYLETPPEKSRLVLREPGNPAAGFERLDAVPASALFDRVAEFRRVPNLFEILPFTYWHANHGYEVPDAARERLEAYLADPAGAAHVAQVARAKLRAAGADPDSWDTMGEAARRAYLAGFFAGGHDVIISRRHVTDDAVDTSCLASSGTLTVAEHRAYTRLAVESMVDLYAANRWVRYVAVFQNWLRPAGASFDHLHKQLVGIDERGVTSELELARVRANPNLYNEMGVDYAAYNNLLVAANEHAVAFAGFGHRYPTLEVYSASATCEPWRMAREEVDAVADLLHALHAATGAQVPCNEEWHHRPPGVDQPMPWRVTLKWRVSTLAGFEGGTKIYLNTIDPWSLRERVVSRLEDLRADQLIAPMMIGEECPTAPNRLLYNPVLGR
- a CDS encoding cation:proton antiporter, translating into MESTFVSLLCIVGVAFLAPLISWLVPRRLLPEAVLLIIGGMLIGQHGLGLATETDSIEFLHELGLAFLFLMAGYEIDVNELRGVGGHHAMGAWLLSLLAAFGAVVLIGPAGGAFSTNGIAIAIAMTSTAIGTLLPILRERGLLPTTVGAAILNHGAVGEVGPVLLMALLLGTRSTTTSLVILLAFAVITLLIVRFTTRVKQVGHRLVEAIHLGGSTTAQTTVRLTVLLLVGLCTLAAVFRLDVVLGAFAAGFVVRHALPDGNKEYEEKIEGLAYGFFIPVFFVTSGMGIAVELTRRSLIGLGVFFLLLVLVRGVPVWLSSWAERRRDGSRAFSMRECLEIATYSTTALPIIVAVTQVAVDAGAMVEEAAATFVLAGVLSVVVMPALGLAFSPDRGQEAAAGAEAATAVGAESAGVLPEAAGGRGAGAAAGSGASGGTVAMTAQAAGRGERTPPGAYDGGPFTDRGTGPGEQAGASGGSILVTGDGRGAAAAAPEPLGSAVTGLPVGEAGALPGPVGPGGRGAGAGAGAAGSGHRLRRRLSGGARLGVDALTRHGLSPEEARALAERLARIQVERAMWRDHLRTQLRSELRGRGGRRRRRR
- a CDS encoding DUF4244 domain-containing protein; the protein is MRHALRTLYASLTLTRGAPSPSSLLPVTGRTVGRAAPDGEAGMATAEYAVGTLAAAAFAGLLLAIMRGGGPTALLNALISSALSNP
- a CDS encoding TadE family type IV pilus minor pilin encodes the protein MREGWALREERRAEAGMVTAELALAVPSVVLVLMLVLVAASAGLTQLRVADAARSAARQAARGQGDVVAAAQQVGGPVSVSVEAGELTCVRASRPVPGPLGGLGLVASARACAYTEPTGDGGARP
- a CDS encoding Rv3654c family TadE-like protein, which translates into the protein MAQETGSGTVLALAVIAVLLSMGLLVVGLVQAQAARSRAQAGADLAALAGATALSSVVAPGDPCAVAGKVATANQVELTGCSIAGEDVTVQVEAQARVLGLPRVAVGSARAGPADTP